The Thermosynechococcus sp. genome has a segment encoding these proteins:
- the bioF gene encoding 8-amino-7-oxononanoate synthase gives MSDPFDWLKPALDTLHRAHWYRQPLLSGAPAAVVSVGEPPRPLINFCSNDYLGLANHPQVKAAAIAAIQQWGTGATGSRLLSGQRHLHAQLEGAIAQWKGTEAALVFSSGTAANLGTIAALVDQRDVVLGDAYNHACLKKGARLSQATFYEYPHNNVAALAQLLETHRSQYRRCLILTDGVFSMDGDIAPLPEILALAEAYRAMVLVDDAHGTGVLGTNGAGTLAALGQASAAVIQMGTLSKALGSLGGYIAGSHALITYLQHRASTWIYSTGLSPADAAAALAALEQLQTDPSRRQALEERIQQLEKGLQALGCPVLPRPLPTPIFCLPAPDPATVLQWGQKLQEAGCWVAAVRPPTVPFSRLRITLRADHTPAHIEQLLAALAALLKCC, from the coding sequence ATGAGCGATCCCTTTGACTGGCTAAAGCCTGCCCTAGATACGCTGCACCGTGCCCATTGGTACCGCCAGCCCCTGCTCAGTGGCGCACCGGCGGCCGTAGTGAGTGTAGGCGAGCCGCCTCGTCCATTGATTAACTTTTGCAGCAATGACTATCTAGGTCTGGCCAACCACCCGCAGGTGAAAGCCGCCGCCATTGCAGCCATTCAACAGTGGGGTACCGGAGCCACAGGCTCTCGCTTGCTCAGTGGGCAGCGCCACCTCCATGCCCAACTCGAGGGGGCGATCGCCCAGTGGAAGGGTACAGAAGCTGCCTTGGTCTTCAGTTCCGGTACTGCGGCCAATCTTGGCACCATTGCTGCCCTTGTGGATCAGCGGGACGTGGTGCTTGGGGATGCCTACAACCATGCCTGTCTGAAAAAAGGCGCCCGCCTCAGCCAGGCTACGTTCTATGAATACCCCCACAACAATGTTGCCGCCCTTGCTCAACTCCTAGAGACTCATCGCTCCCAATACCGTCGTTGTCTCATCCTTACTGATGGGGTCTTCAGTATGGATGGGGATATTGCTCCCCTACCGGAAATTTTGGCTTTGGCAGAGGCCTATAGGGCTATGGTTCTAGTGGATGATGCCCACGGCACAGGGGTGTTGGGAACCAATGGTGCTGGTACCTTAGCCGCCTTGGGGCAAGCCAGCGCGGCGGTCATTCAAATGGGTACCCTCAGCAAAGCCCTCGGTAGTTTAGGGGGATACATTGCCGGCTCCCACGCCCTGATCACCTATCTGCAACACCGTGCCAGCACATGGATCTATAGCACTGGCCTCTCACCGGCGGACGCTGCTGCTGCCCTTGCTGCCCTTGAGCAACTCCAAACAGATCCTTCCCGGCGCCAAGCCCTAGAGGAGCGCATTCAACAACTAGAAAAAGGCCTGCAAGCATTGGGTTGCCCGGTTTTGCCCCGTCCCCTACCGACTCCTATCTTTTGCCTGCCTGCTCCCGATCCAGCCACCGTCCTCCAATGGGGTCAGAAATTACAAGAGGCCGGATGTTGGGTGGCGGCGGTACGGCCACCGACTGTGCCCTTTAGTCGTCTGCGCATTACCCTAAGAGCCGATCATACCCCCGCGCACATTGAACAACTACTGGCAGCATTGGCAGCTTTATTAAAGTGCTGTTAA
- a CDS encoding DUF5132 domain-containing protein, which yields MEFEALLLGLEPLAVLALGVGAVAVAPVVGAVDSMTGHNLAEQARNAAKSGLMWAFETYEKAQTAIAEASESFQDLVAEARSEMMEQKAAKAAAPEEPREVTIS from the coding sequence ATGGAGTTTGAAGCCCTGTTACTTGGTTTAGAACCACTCGCCGTGCTTGCCCTTGGGGTTGGTGCTGTTGCTGTTGCTCCTGTTGTGGGTGCTGTTGACTCAATGACCGGTCACAACTTGGCAGAGCAAGCTCGCAATGCGGCAAAATCAGGTTTGATGTGGGCCTTTGAAACCTATGAGAAAGCCCAGACGGCGATCGCTGAAGCCAGTGAGTCTTTCCAGGACTTGGTTGCCGAAGCCCGCTCGGAAATGATGGAGCAAAAAGCAGCAAAGGCCGCTGCTCCTGAGGAACCCCGCGAAGTGACGATTAGCTAG
- a CDS encoding Mo-dependent nitrogenase C-terminal domain-containing protein, giving the protein MMIFTLGQRLLRTILWPVRQWLEHLEVRDRQLAHRLCRLIPAQCPFERDIVVAKWHIHIPPLCHLNPLYEELMVLRYRALCYLANECHEDISAYC; this is encoded by the coding sequence ATGATGATTTTTACGTTGGGGCAACGTCTGCTCCGCACGATCCTGTGGCCGGTACGGCAGTGGCTAGAGCATCTGGAAGTGCGCGATCGCCAGCTTGCCCATCGTCTGTGCCGCTTGATCCCGGCCCAGTGTCCCTTTGAACGCGATATTGTGGTTGCCAAATGGCACATTCACATTCCGCCGCTGTGCCACCTGAATCCCCTCTATGAGGAACTGATGGTGCTGCGCTACCGCGCCCTTTGCTACTTGGCAAATGAGTGCCATGAGGATATTAGTGCTTACTGTTAG
- a CDS encoding universal stress protein, giving the protein MFKNILIPTDLHDGLPKLTHYLEALQTAGARKLIFFHARPINEDGDKPRLREEKLQQARELLKIDPTNVPADFKAEVIIENRRPADAILDTVEKHHIDLVLASRPVRNLLDEKLFGSTTIEVLQRIKVPVMIMRPHLLWVMTTAELNLRCQNLFRHLLVPYDHSPSAQHLVQKLRQGVQQPGQTSIASLTFCWIISDAGQRELGIAEERPKAEKILAQLKQEFTGYGLSVETEIRFGSPVVEVQLAAQYRDIYGIAVSSSSVGKIWELSIPSFAGEIIRRCLFPVIYFPPAGR; this is encoded by the coding sequence ATGTTTAAGAACATATTGATTCCAACGGATCTCCATGATGGCCTCCCCAAACTCACCCACTACCTTGAGGCACTGCAAACCGCAGGTGCCCGCAAATTGATCTTTTTCCATGCCCGCCCCATAAACGAGGATGGGGATAAGCCTCGGCTACGGGAGGAAAAGCTGCAACAGGCGCGTGAGTTACTCAAAATTGACCCCACCAATGTGCCAGCCGATTTTAAAGCAGAGGTGATCATTGAAAATCGCCGCCCCGCTGATGCCATTCTGGACACCGTTGAAAAACATCACATTGACTTGGTACTGGCTAGCCGTCCCGTCCGCAATCTATTGGATGAGAAACTCTTTGGCAGTACAACCATTGAGGTACTGCAACGGATTAAAGTCCCAGTCATGATTATGCGCCCGCACCTGTTGTGGGTGATGACCACCGCAGAACTGAATCTCCGCTGTCAAAATCTCTTTCGTCATCTCCTTGTCCCCTACGACCACAGCCCCTCAGCCCAGCACCTCGTCCAAAAACTGCGGCAGGGTGTCCAACAGCCCGGTCAAACGAGCATTGCTTCCCTAACGTTTTGCTGGATTATTAGTGATGCGGGTCAAAGGGAGCTGGGGATTGCTGAGGAGCGCCCCAAGGCGGAAAAAATCCTGGCCCAGCTAAAGCAGGAATTCACTGGCTATGGCCTGAGCGTTGAAACAGAGATTCGCTTTGGCAGTCCGGTTGTGGAAGTCCAGTTGGCAGCTCAATATCGGGACATCTATGGAATTGCGGTTTCCTCTAGTTCCGTTGGTAAAATTTGGGAATTATCAATCCCCAGCTTTGCCGGGGAAATCATTCGCCGTTGCCTCTTTCCTGTGATCTATTTTCCGCCCGCTGGTCGCTAA
- a CDS encoding ComF family protein, with translation MRQRQRYWRGSLPLFPWGYYQQDLKRAIATMKYNNQPELGALFGQWLALSWLESRIVERLPLQIVPVPLHRDKLKSRGFNQAALIAEGFCRALELPLAPAGLIRQRPTQSMFHLSLTERQANLENAFCLGHGLERQRWLLLCDDIYTTGTTARSAATVLRKAGYKVLGIITVAVALPDQLADPTVKAASIKASVHSTTAP, from the coding sequence GTGCGCCAACGGCAACGCTACTGGCGGGGCAGTCTGCCCCTTTTTCCTTGGGGGTACTATCAGCAAGACCTCAAGCGGGCGATCGCCACCATGAAATACAACAACCAGCCGGAGCTGGGTGCCCTTTTTGGCCAATGGCTGGCCTTGAGTTGGTTAGAATCGAGGATCGTCGAACGCCTTCCCCTCCAGATTGTGCCTGTTCCCCTCCATCGCGACAAATTGAAAAGCCGCGGCTTTAATCAAGCGGCGCTCATTGCTGAGGGTTTTTGCCGTGCCCTTGAGCTACCCCTTGCCCCAGCAGGATTAATCCGCCAACGGCCAACCCAGTCGATGTTTCACCTTTCCCTGACAGAACGCCAGGCCAATCTGGAAAATGCCTTTTGCCTTGGGCACGGTCTGGAGCGACAACGCTGGCTATTGCTGTGCGATGACATCTATACAACGGGAACAACGGCACGCAGCGCCGCCACCGTATTGCGCAAGGCAGGATACAAGGTTTTGGGCATCATCACCGTGGCTGTGGCCCTACCCGATCAACTGGCTGATCCAACCGTAAAGGCAGCCAGCATCAAGGCTTCCGTCCACTCCACCACGGCACCGTAG
- a CDS encoding glycogen debranching protein — protein MTIWVSEQIDPSGLLYACIACCNEAQARECVQSFEKNLTTEQKAAGWQVRLRTVASWDDVPSTALKLS, from the coding sequence ATGACGATTTGGGTAAGTGAGCAAATAGATCCCTCTGGCTTGCTTTATGCCTGCATTGCCTGTTGTAATGAAGCCCAGGCGAGGGAGTGTGTGCAGTCCTTTGAGAAAAACTTGACAACAGAACAAAAAGCTGCTGGTTGGCAAGTTCGCCTGCGTACCGTGGCCTCTTGGGATGATGTTCCCAGTACTGCCCTCAAGCTCTCCTAA
- the cobS gene encoding adenosylcobinamide-GDP ribazoletransferase, producing the protein MKSLWQEWLGAIAFYTCLPISPSWPIQLAGAAKWCPWVGIVLGGMLWGVQWLLDFLQIPSPVASVVLVALWLALTGGLHLDGAMDTADGLAVRDQQRRLEVMADSRVGAFGVMAAIVILLLKVTSLSSLAKGSVLVWVLVVGRLAQVWAIARYPYLKPQGTGQIHKTSGVFPRDFWPSGLLVLLLNFLLPLPLGQLLFGLLLILLIPAWFQWQLGGHTGDTYGAVVEWTEALMLAAFTVGSAS; encoded by the coding sequence ATGAAATCCCTTTGGCAGGAATGGCTGGGGGCGATCGCCTTCTACACCTGTTTGCCCATCTCCCCTAGCTGGCCAATTCAGTTGGCGGGGGCAGCCAAGTGGTGTCCTTGGGTGGGGATTGTGCTGGGGGGAATGCTCTGGGGAGTGCAGTGGCTGCTGGATTTTTTGCAGATTCCCTCCCCAGTGGCGAGTGTGGTGCTGGTGGCCCTTTGGTTGGCACTGACGGGCGGATTGCACTTGGATGGGGCGATGGACACTGCCGATGGTTTAGCTGTCAGGGATCAACAACGGCGTCTTGAGGTGATGGCAGATAGTCGAGTAGGGGCTTTTGGCGTCATGGCCGCAATTGTGATCCTGCTTTTGAAAGTCACAAGCCTAAGCAGTCTGGCAAAGGGCAGCGTCTTGGTTTGGGTATTGGTGGTGGGGCGCCTCGCTCAGGTGTGGGCGATCGCCCGCTATCCCTACTTGAAACCCCAGGGCACGGGTCAGATCCATAAAACCAGTGGTGTCTTTCCCCGCGATTTTTGGCCGAGTGGTTTACTTGTGCTCTTACTCAACTTCCTGCTGCCGCTGCCCCTTGGGCAATTGCTTTTTGGTCTGCTTTTAATTCTCTTGATCCCTGCATGGTTTCAGTGGCAGTTGGGGGGTCACACGGGGGATACCTACGGTGCCGTGGTGGAGTGGACGGAAGCCTTGATGCTGGCTGCCTTTACGGTTGGATCAGCCAGTTGA
- a CDS encoding pitrilysin family protein, giving the protein MSFWPILLCLLVGAIACCWPADAQTIRPYIDRAMAQISEFYLDNGMHFIVMEQHQAPIVSFLTYVDVGGVDEPAGQTGVAHYLEHLAFKGTRRIGTTDYAAEKEKLAHLDRLFEQLQAATDERQRQALITEFAAVQQAADRYVIHNQYGQIVQQAGGVGLNATTSADATRYFYSFPANKLELWMSLESERFLEPVFRDFYQEKAVILEERRLRTENSPTGQLFEAFLATTFREHPYRRPVIGYREDIQNLRRADVEQFFRQYYTPEKMTMVLVGDVDPQQVKELATVYFGRYPRGTGKTTTIPPEAPQTAPRQITLQLASQPLYIEAYPCPPLREPAYLTYEILARLLTGGRTSRLYRSLVLEQKLALNVQAYVGFPGNKYPNRFLIYGAPAPGQTTAALAAGIAQELKALQTTPVTPVELERVKTQLRMELLQNLMSNEGMAKLLAEYAVKGGGWQQLFTRLEAINDITPADIQRLAQALKPEQRTVAQIQTRL; this is encoded by the coding sequence GTGTCCTTTTGGCCAATTCTTCTCTGCCTTCTTGTGGGGGCGATCGCCTGCTGCTGGCCTGCTGATGCCCAAACAATTCGCCCCTACATTGACCGTGCCATGGCTCAAATTAGTGAATTCTATCTTGACAATGGAATGCACTTCATTGTCATGGAGCAACACCAAGCCCCGATTGTGTCGTTTCTCACCTATGTGGATGTGGGGGGCGTGGATGAACCCGCAGGCCAGACGGGTGTCGCCCACTATCTCGAACACTTGGCCTTTAAGGGTACCCGCCGTATTGGCACAACGGATTATGCTGCCGAAAAAGAGAAACTGGCCCACCTGGATCGTCTCTTTGAGCAACTGCAAGCTGCAACCGATGAGCGGCAACGTCAGGCATTGATCACAGAATTTGCGGCTGTGCAGCAGGCGGCCGATCGCTATGTGATTCACAATCAATATGGCCAAATTGTCCAACAGGCTGGCGGAGTAGGTCTCAACGCCACCACCTCCGCCGATGCCACCCGTTACTTTTACAGTTTTCCCGCCAACAAATTGGAACTGTGGATGTCCCTAGAGTCAGAACGCTTTTTGGAGCCCGTCTTTCGCGACTTCTATCAGGAAAAAGCCGTCATCCTTGAGGAGCGGCGACTGCGCACAGAAAATTCCCCCACAGGGCAGCTTTTTGAGGCTTTTTTGGCCACGACCTTTCGGGAGCATCCCTACCGCCGACCCGTCATTGGCTACCGTGAAGACATTCAAAACCTGCGCCGCGCCGATGTGGAGCAGTTCTTTCGCCAGTATTACACCCCCGAGAAAATGACAATGGTGTTGGTGGGAGACGTGGATCCGCAACAGGTTAAGGAATTAGCCACAGTTTATTTTGGTCGCTATCCCAGGGGGACGGGCAAGACCACAACCATTCCCCCCGAAGCACCGCAAACAGCCCCTCGCCAAATCACCCTCCAATTAGCAAGCCAGCCCCTCTACATCGAAGCCTATCCCTGCCCACCCCTGCGCGAGCCTGCCTATCTGACCTATGAAATTTTGGCTCGCCTCCTCACTGGCGGTCGCACCTCCCGTCTCTATCGTTCCCTGGTTCTTGAGCAAAAACTTGCCCTCAATGTGCAGGCCTACGTGGGGTTTCCGGGTAATAAATACCCCAATCGCTTTCTCATCTATGGGGCGCCAGCTCCGGGGCAAACAACGGCTGCCCTGGCCGCAGGCATTGCCCAGGAACTCAAGGCACTGCAAACTACCCCCGTGACCCCAGTAGAATTGGAGCGGGTGAAAACGCAACTGCGGATGGAGCTGCTGCAAAACCTGATGTCCAATGAGGGCATGGCCAAACTCTTGGCGGAGTATGCCGTAAAGGGGGGTGGCTGGCAACAACTCTTTACTCGCCTAGAGGCAATTAATGACATTACCCCGGCCGATATTCAGCGGCTGGCTCAAGCCCTGAAACCTGAGCAGCGAACTGTGGCGCAGATTCAAACCCGTCTATGA